The following is a genomic window from Chanos chanos chromosome 1, fChaCha1.1, whole genome shotgun sequence.
acacacacacacacacacactcacgctcataaacactcacactcatagacacacatatgcacacacgcaaacactcacgcacacacacacacacacacacacacacgcacacacgcacgcgcacgcgcacacgcacgcacgcccgcacgcacacacgcacgcacacacacacacacacttaatcatGATAACATAGTTTTACAAGTAATGTTGAAATTCTGTACATTATTGTATAATAAATGGTATGGCGTTATTCAGTAACATGTGACTCCTTCGCTTACAGAGAGATCATTGAGAAGAAGCCAGAGAAGTTTAAAATCGAGTGCCTAACAGACATTAAGAATTTATTCTATCCAAACACAGAGCCTTTCTACGCCGCTTTTGGAAACAGAGCTACCGTGAGtcctcgcacacacacacacacacacgcaaaaaacaaaaacaaaaataacaaaagtcaaGCCGTTGCCATTCTgcagttaccatggtaaccaaCGCTGAACGTTCTCTCCCACTAAGCTTTCAGTGGCCATTATGTTTTGTAGGATGTGTACTCTTACAAGGAGGTCGGAGTGCCGCTCAACAGAATTTTCACTGTGAACCCAAAAGGAGAATTAGTCCAAGAACACGCCAAGACCAACATTTCATCGTGAGTGGACTTGtacctttgctttttttgtatTACAGACAATATGTTTTAGAACCAAATGATGGCTCTTTTTCCTGTGGGAGTGTTACTATCTTACCCTGTCTTAGACTAGACTGATcaaactgctgttgttttttgccACTGCTTTGTTTGACGCTgctcctctttgtgtgtgtgtgtgtgtgtgtatgtgtacgtgtatgtgtgcgtgtatgtatgtgtgtatgtttgtgtgtgtgtgtgtgtgtgtatgtgtatgtgtgtgtgtgtgcgtgtgtgcgtgtgtacgtgtgtgcgtgtgtgtaggtatggGCGTCTCTGTGAGGTGGTGGATCACGTTTTTCCCCTTCTGATTCGTGCCAACACGTCCGACTTCCCTTGTTCCGACACGTTCAGCCATTTCACCTACTGGAGAGACCAGCTCCCCGAGGTAGACCATCAGGATCAGTCCCCAGAGACCAGCTGAACACTCTGTCAATgggaaaacatacacacacacctgctcactTTCTCACCTTAATAATTGCAAGGCTATAGGTTGCCCTCCATGCCAAACTGATATTGCACTTTTTTATAGATAGTACATGTGCACATTCTCTTGGTTCCTGCAtttctgactgtttttctgctgttaCACAGTGAAACTGATTGGCTGGGAACTGACAACAAAATACCAAGAGGGTTCTTTAAATGAGAGGGTGTCCAGTGCCCGCCCTGTAAATGGTTCTCAAATAGATCCCAGAGGGTGTCCAGTGCCCGTCTTGTAAATGGTTCTCAAATAGATCCCAGAGGGTGTCCAGTGCCCGTCCTTTAAACGGTTCTCAAATAGATCCCAGAGGGTGTCCAGTGCCCGTCCTTCAAACGGTTCTCAAATAGATCCCAGAGGGTGTCCAGTGCCCGTCCTGTAAACGGTTCTCAAACAGATCCCAGAACCACGAGTGGTGCCAGATTCTAAAGTCTCTCTTTGCTCCCGTCTTGCTGCATTTACTTTTATCATAGAAAAACATTCAACCAAACtacagtacagagagaaaaacttcATCTTTGGCCTAAAAATGAAACGTAACTCAGAACAATTTCGAATAAAATAGAAATGCCAGCAGTTATAAACCTCAGGTCtagacaaactaaaaaaaaaaaaaatgtttcagtcaaaGACTCCAGCCTGTTTTTGACAAAGTGACCTTCAGTCTGACCTTACAGCTGTGTCCTTCTGTTTCCTACTAGAAAATTCAACTGTCTCTGAAGTGAGCAAATCTAGATGTtgtttggaaaaacaaacacaaattcatacaATACTACAGTGTTATTATAATGGACGTCATCCATTCGTTGTCGCCTGAGTATATTTAAACGTTATAGACGATATAAGAGATTCTTCAGATCACATCATATTTCCTGTTGAGTGGCATTCCTGTGTTAAAGTATGTGGTCTGTTCGATCCTCAGTGAAAGACTCCAATCTGACGACACAGACCCTGTCCTGTCATTTTCCTTTACAGCAGAAACATATCCAAACTGCCATGTAGACTGGTCATGTAAATCCACTAATATAATGAGAactgaacaacaacagaaacctcAGGGCCACAGAATTCTCTGTATTCCAACACATTTAATGTCATTATAGAAAACATTCAGTTGACCCTCGTTGTaaagatatatattttatagTAAGTTCTGTTATGAACTGAATAGTCATTGAAAGCTCTTAAAATACGAGAGACatatttaatgttaatttaataaCGAGTGAATTAAGTTATTTTAAGattgtggtgtgtatgtggctgGGTGGCTCTTTGAATGTGgcgtttcagagagagagagagagagtgagagagagagagagtgtatgtggtAGGTGTGTATCGTTGAGGTCTAACGTATGTCGTAAAATACGTCATGAGAATCTGAAGAGCTGACCTGACGCTCCTGTAGGTACACCgcacttaaaacaaaaaaaaaagcagcgtATGGTAACAGCTGATCAATCAATAGCACTGAATTTATCTGCTTAAAGTCGGAGTTACCCGACGGAAAACAGACATCTTATGTGGCTGCAACCACATGCTAGCCGGTAGTACTGTCGGATCAGTGaactgtgttttgatgtgtagAAGCACATTGTTGAACTAAAGCCAAAGCACTGGGCTTGATTTTCTGATGCCTGATGACAGCGTAGGTCTCCTGAGTTTTAATTCTCTTAATGTGAAAACATTGGATGTTacagtcatttgtgtgtgtaattgtgtcaACAAGCAAAACTGTTTCTGTGATTTTGATGTGCGCAACGCAAAAAATGCAATTTATACATTTACCTGGGGTTTAATAGggtttgattgattgacattgatataactgtgtttttatcatattGATAGATTGACCCCTGGTTGACTCCTGAAAACCACAACACTGTGAAATATAtattaacaaaaacacaggtgCCAAAATGATCCGTCTCATGTTTTgtgtcagtaaaacaaaaatcactcacccccctcccccaccccctacaTCCTTTGAGTTTCAAAGTTCTGTATTAGAGAGAGGCTGTAGAACACAATGCTGAACTGTTGTCCTCTGATGActtaagcgtgtgtgtgtgtgtgtgtgtgtgtgtgtgtgtgtgtgtggggggggggtggggtggggggggtgtgtgaaaGAGTGCAAACGTCACTGTGGTAGTGTGTCATATTCTCTGTTCAATTACCAGGCAGTGTTGAAAGATGGCTCCCTGTTTAATTTTCTAGTCTATggatatatattttcatattctttctGTGAAAGATCATGTTGCCTACGTTTTGGCTTTTGACGGTTTCATCATTTTTGCCTGCTCTTGAGACTTAAGACGAATAATTGTAGtgttaaaatgtacatttgcaTCGATTCTGGATCTGTCTATTAAAACTGCATCTGTAatattaaaattttatttcatgaatgcaaaaaaacaacagcaaagttggttcttttttcccccctctttaaCACAgctttgaaaataatttaatatgtctgtgaaacataATATCACAGAATGTCTGAGTGCAGAGAATCTGATTTCTTTTTGGTTAATTTATACAATTAATATTTTATCTTAAACCAGCGCTGAATAGTATAAAGTGAGACGTTGTCctcattttcccttttctcGAAGATATTTAGCTGTAAATCAACAAGTTTCACAATGAGATCATGAACTTTAAATGTATTACACAACTTATTTTATCTTACTCCTTTCTATTCATGCTACATAACAACCTATGCATAAATGTAGGAGTAACATAATTTATTCAAATCTGCAGTCTGAACACAAATGATATTATTACGCTTAGTCCATAGTGGCATCATACGGTTGTCTTGTCCATGCGGTTGTACGAGCATGGTAAAACTTTTAGCGGTGTATTTTACCTAGTGTTTCCAcggcctccacacacacactgggataCATGCTGTCGTTGTACGTTGCTACGACGACGTAGTGAGTAGTCTTCACTAATATCAATCCATGTCcctcctgtccacacacacacacaacactcactgtTAAGGCATTCCACAGCTACGCCAACACACTTACCAGACATGAGAAAATAATAGTGTTTCAGATTTAGCGTCAGCGCGACCTAACCAGTTAATGGATATTGAAATGGAAACgcacaggtaactgccaaaatactGAAACGTTTACATATTATCAAGTGTTCTTATGGAACCGGCACTACAAGCGGGGGTTCATTCTACAGGTAACTAGAACTCCAGTGACGGACTAAAAGGCTTTCTTCCGTAAAGAGATCGAACAAAAGAGGTTTTGTTGATCGTTGTGGTAATACTGAGGCAGAATctctttgtaaatattttaaaaatatatattattttcagTCAAACCATTCCAGTGACCACTCGTGCCATGTGAATGGGGGAAAACTGTCATCCTGGAAGAGAAGTGTTTCACCAGGCAATGAACGTGAAATTTCAGTGACTTAAGTGACTTTCAGTTatcttatggataatataattctgatttgactttgttatagacatgtaaagccattcgagactataaatagtgatactggacACTAAATAAATTTGTATTATTACTGTTTTCCTAAAGTTCTAAAGCCTCCGAAGAAACAGTACattacaaactttttttttttttttttaagtcaaataACTCAACCAAGCGAGTCTGTACGAAGTGCATAGTATGACAAAATTACGCATTTTGAGTAGATGGAGTTTATGTCCGCCCGGACACAAGTGAAGGCTTTCTCCTGGAAATAGAATCCCAAATCTCTCGTTTCATTCAGGTGCTTAAAAGCGTCGACGAAAACCTGGGCTTGCTGGTGAGAGATCTGCGGGAACAAAAAAGTTTCCCcatcatattttatatatatatatatatatatatatatatatttttacactACGTCTACACAAGTGCGAGGTTTAACCCTTCCCAGATTGCCAGCTAACTATCCAAAGTTTGCTAACAACACTTACCAGAAACCGAGTGGAGGCCGCGGTGACACTGCCAGTTTTCGCCACGATTATGGCAGCATTCTCCACATGTTTAGTATCGATGAGGCAATCGTTGATCAAGATTTGTAACTGATTCATAGCTCACTCATTCTCTAGTAACGACGCGCAACTCCCATTTTTAACGTTTATCTGttgtgtgaaaaacaaattCCCTCAAAGTTCAATAAAGCGGTTACAGTAAAACTGCCACATTAGACAGACTTCCGTGATTTCATCTGGCGTCCCTAGCAACGGGTTGGGGCGGAGAGCCGTCTGGACTGCATGTCTTTTGTCGCCCCAAGGACAACATGTCACTTGTGATGAACCTTATGACAGAAGTGTTTTGATCGGAGCAAGAATAAAGACAATTCTCAACACGTACGtcaaataaatttatttttcctttgaaCCCTGATTCTGTTGCATACTCGCGCTCTTCGTAGATGAATTCGCCAATCCATCGCGATAAAGCAGCTAAAGGTTGAATACTTGGTGGTCTGTCTTGCAAATAAAAAGAGACCCAGGATCAGACCAATTTCACCAatttacaaacaaagaaaacatgccTTAAgtataactcacacacacacacacatacaacatgtATAGTTTAAATCCAGACGAGTAAAAACAAAACGGTTTGTGCAGCTACATTAAAGTAACGTACTGAGAGAACTGAACGCTGTCTGCACTCTGGGCGCACCGATCAAACACATTAGGCAGTTAATGTAAAGCAATGTCTGCTCGTTTACAGACAGCTTGGAGGCAAACGACCTGACATTAATAAAGATCCAGGAACATAAAGCTGCTTAAAACGCATGGATAGTCAAAGTCgcataaattaaaataaataaaagtcagtCGAACACACAAATCAACAGTGATTTGACCTTTAAGGAAAAATCCCCTCGCCAACCAATTCATTTGTACCTCACATAGCAGTGTTAATCCACTAGGAAACCTCACTGTTGAGTTCTTCAgcggaaaggaaaaaaaaaaaaaaggattaaaacaTGACTTGGATTAAAAGAATCTGCTCAAACATGGCAAGGGCACAACCGGCAGGTGCAAAAATCCGTTTCTTCATGGCAAAGCCGCTGGTGGAAAATATGACTCATAGGTAACCATTTAGAAGACTGGTAAGGCAAACAACAGTTTTAAAGAAGATATTCCGTCCCGTTTTTAGTGTTTTAGCTTTTGATTCAAGTTCATAGTCTCATCAACTAAAAATCTAAACCAGCTTCCATAAAAAGACATAACCTCCAAAAACAGCAATACAGACAGtcaaggaacaaaaaaacaaaacggaacaaaagaaaacaaaacaaacagaaaatcctGAGGTTTTTCTACATCCAGTGGTAAACTATGTGAGCAAGGCCTCGCCTTTCCTGTGCTTGCTCCACGTTGGGTCATGTTGCTCGCTGTGCGAAAACAGCCTCGGCCAGCGACACTTGGCAAAGTCAGGTATGACATTCCACACGTCTTCCATACGCATCTGTGGAAGCCATCCGCACGTTTGGCTTTGTGCTCTGCAGTAGTGGGGTATATCTTAAGGCAaggtgactctgtgtgtgtgtgtgtgtgtgtgtgtgtgtgtgcggaagATCAGGAGGACACACTCAGTgttgtgtcagagtgtgtgagcTAGccgtgcagagagagagagagaagccagtcCGTGTTTAAGGGGCTTTGTGGTCAAAGAGCTGCAGGTCTAGTCGAACCCAGACCTCTCCCGTGGAAACCTCGTGGAGGAGGATTCTACGCGTAGCCGGACCCTTATTCTCCAGCTCCTTCTTTATGGTGGCAACAGGGACCTCTGTGCGTCCCAAAAACTCTGtgggtagagacagagagagagaacaacatttcttttttcctgtaaaCAACTAGAAACAATGCAGAAACATTTTGAACTGTACTGCTGAGGTCAGATGATTACAATCCAAGGCCTTTGAGATGCCCTTTGAGATTGACGGTCTGATGTTTGAGAGGATAGAGACTGGGGAGAGACACACTCTAGCAGAGAGACTAGAATACTCTTCCTTCTATGAGCTGGAGGACAAAAAGTCTCTGGGAGAACAACTGACTTGAATGTATGGCTCTTAGTTTGGAGGATTAACCCGTTTACTAACTCCCTGCGTCATTTTCTTTACTATTCTGTATTGTACTCTGTACCCTGACTCTCCAGTGCATTCAGGATCAGTGGTGAACACTTGTTCACTTCCCAACTGCACACGTGTAGATATGAGACTTAACactggtggggggagggggaaggggagggggtggctGGTTGTTCTCAAATGTGAAGAAGCAGCATTTGCTTGAATGGTTGTAATGTGACGCCAATGTTGCACTGTGAAGAGAGACTGTCCGGTGGAGAAACTGACCGTCAGGGGAGAACTGCTCTTTCTCGTAGATGGCGATGCTCAGGACATCCTGGTACAGGTCTTTGATGTGGAACTGACAGTTGAAGTTCCATTTGGGGTTGCTGGTGTCGTTAATGACCCTGGACGTGTAACACTGGGCACCCATCGCCACCTCACAGTATGGGTTACCCTTTCCTACAcggacacaggagagagagagagagagagagagagagagagagagagagagggtggggggggggagcgagagagagagagagagagggaaaatgtcCTTAGTACAGaaaatggttattttttttccagaggtaAAATAATTTCATGTCTAATTAAAGCGAGTAGAAAGTGTAGATCTactgtgtgaatatttgtaCTGGAAACATAAGAAATTTTGACACACTGGCAAGAAGGAAATGGGAAACATATCTGAGGGTCGTTCAGGCATTTCTCCAGGCGCTGTGAGTGTGGCTTTGCATGTGTTCAGAGGCAGAAGAATGACTGAGTGGATTAGGATCAATGTAAGACCAAAAAAACCTCACCATTTTGTTTAGAGGACTTCAGTTCCGTGGCTTCCTGGACGGTAACAAGCAGGCGGCCAATCGCGCTCGGCTGCATTGTACGTGCTGACACACgagaaggaaacaaacaaaacaaaaccggTCATTTCCTGTCATGAGTTAAGTCAGATTCAGTCAACATATCACGACGTCTCCTCATTTCCTGGACCTGGGCAGGGGCTTTCCTTAAAACAACAGTGTTTCTCGTTTAAACAGACCATTTAAGCCAAAAAGTTAAGACTATCCAATAGGAGTGAACCTTAGCTGTGCTCCTATTGGACAGTTTTCTCTGCCGGCTCTCACTGAGAAATCCTGTTGTGGTGGAACCGACTGTAACTGACTCTGACTAGACTCTGACCTCAGAGTCATAGAGTGAGTCAAAGCAGGCTGGTCTGACAGTGACTCACCCTGATAGGCTTTGTCtcgctttttcttttcagtctctAGGAACTCTTCAGAGGCCGCTTTCATCTTCTGCACCCACGACGTCCTGACGAGAGACCCAAACACAATCACTTATcccaaaaattaaacaaaaaacaaacaaacatgataaGCGTCTGGAAAACACCACGATCGTCTGGTGATTCCGTCAATGGTTCGACCCAAATCTTCAGGGGTCTTCTGCGAGACCCACCTCTCGTTGATGTTCTCGGTTTTGAGGGTGTAAACTCGGTCTATGTGGGAAATCTGGAAGACGGGCTCGTCGCTGGACGGATCGGGCAGCTTCACCAGCACCTCGTTGAGAAACACGGGCTGTGGCAaagagcacagtcacacagcgtCAGGCGGCGCACGGACGCGTTAAAACACCTGACCGACGGAGAGTGTCGTGAAGACTTACCGACTTGTACATcttgagctgtgtgtttgacctggGGCTAAACAGCTTGTCGCTCCCTGAAGAGGTGAACTGTTTGGCGCTGTATGTTAGAAGCAGGAAGTCGTTGAAGAGGAACGCGTACAGCTCCTTATTGCTCTTAGTCTTATAGAGCTTCCCGCTGTGCAAGAGTTTACGGGGACCAAGGCAGTGGGTCAGTGAGTTGAAGACCAGGTTCTGTTTCGAGAGAAAGTCGAAAGCCGGATTGAGGATTATTAATGCGGACATAAGGCCGAAAGAATTAGGCAACCTGATGCCTTTATGGATGAAAAAGAATGTTTACATGTTGAATTGTTTCTCTGCATTAatggttttatatgtttttttgtttcaaatttaGGCCTGCTTCCTCAGATCATGATTAAGCCTGGACTAAATAAAGCCAAAACACATTCTTAAAATGGAGATTTTTCACTTCGAATGCAACTTTATCCATGACAGAGGTGAACCTTTGTGTGGAAGACTGACATGTGAAGTTAAGTAAATCTGTCCCTTCGGCGAGCGGGACATTTCCATTGAGTTGGTGGGAGGTTTCAAActaacattaaaacaacacatctcTGTGTAactaacacagacagatacagaacTGGCTACCAAGATCATCCAcccacactgttttttttctgttctgttctgtgacaCCAAACCAGACGTCCTCACCTCAGTCAGGCCCTCACACTGCACGTGATTCTGGAGCCACTCCAGCCTATCAGagttctccttttccctcacGCCCTCGTTGACCTGCGTGCACAGGTCCTCTGCCTTCTCCAGGGCCATCCGTAACTGAGCGTGGTCCACGTGGCCCTCCGGAGTACTCTCCAGGATCTGGGTATGGacatgggtgtgtgttcacagagaaacaaacacacacacacacacacacgcgcgcgcacacacagacacacacacgcgcacacagacacacacacacacatcaaagtaaGATTAAGAGTGGGAGCTCTTCCAAAACAAATCCACAcataaactaaataaaatagATCATAGAGTACCAAGAGGCACATTGCTatgggaggggggagagagagaactgactTACATTTTTGATGTGTAGAGGGTAGCGAGTAATTCTTTGCATAGGTTTGAGTAAGAAGCTGGATAGAGGCATCCCTTTACAACGATAATCAGTGGCAATTttctgaaggagaaaaaaaacccacaatctGTTACAATATCCACACGAGAAAAAGAATTTTccaaaaaaactgtaaaatatgatCAAAATGTCCGATTTAGAGACCTTTTCCACCTTGTTTTTAATTTGCGCAGTGATCACTAGCAAGAATTAGACTAAAACTGAGAAGGCTTTAGTTCTGTAATCCTTTCAACAGAGCACTGAAAGTCTGTAATGTAAACTAATAGTTTATTAACTGCTAAAACCCTTAATCTCCCTTTCAGGATGCATTAAAGGCTATAATCCAAGATTGAGGAGTTAACTGATGTCTATAATCACCCCCGTAAAGAACTTCAAAAACAATGATCTCACATTCAGGAAGTATGATACACAGgaagttatttaaaaataatcttttACATCTGCTGACTTCTACACAgacgttttttttaaaaagttttgtAATTGGATTCTGAGAGGAAGAATGTAACCTTTGAAAACCTTTCCTGCCTTTTGGGGAGTTTTTAAAAGTCTCACCTTGAGGAAGTTTTTAAAGTCTGGTTCTTGATCAGTTCTCTGCTGCAGCAGGGCGGCGGCGGCGAGTTGGTAACTACAGAACTGGACGTAGGCCTGCATGTGTGACAGCTCGAACGCCAGGACGTCCCCGATGGACTGCACCGGCATCTTTTCCCCGCTCTGCTTCTGCCGCGCATGCAGGGccctgttatacacacacacacacacacacacacacacacacacacacatacagggatATTAATTGTGCAGTACGCTCAGGCAAAAGCATGGGCTTTGAGGGAGGTTTCAGTGATTGAGGTAAATGTCGTAATCCAGAATTTCCCTTATTTATACCTTAGCTTTATATTATTGCTATGTGTACTTGCAAGAAATGATAACTGACATATGTAGAGACATGTTATCTACAACTGCACTATCTTTTCTGACAGACAGGGGGCAGTTAAGAGTGCGATGTCAGGTTTAGGGAACACATACTTTAGAAACCTAGTGTTGGACTGGATGAGTTCCCTCCAGTTGACAAATATCAAATTCATCTCTGCATCAGAGAGGCGTCCAGACTCTGACATGGGCTTATAGAAGACCTGTGAACAGAAAATATCACCACCATGTGTCTTTTGGCCCAATAGTCAATGTACTACACACTGAAAACAAGTATACACATCACATAGTGGAAAGggcatgcttacacacacacacacacacacacacacaaaataaatactCAGAAGCAATAAATATATCTGTCTTCTAACCCAGGACAGTTTGTGTACTGCATCGCAAGTCTAAGATAGCAACTAACACGTACTCCGTGCTGTAATCTGTCAGACTGGTTTATAAAGGCATGCAACACCACAtttctcacatacatacaaatatatacacacacatctatatctatatctatatatatacatatatgcataaataaagacagcttgtgtttttttttttaattcaacactGGCTGGATGTGTAGCTTATCGATCCAGA
Proteins encoded in this region:
- the pfn4 gene encoding profilin-4, translating into MNQLQILINDCLIDTKHVENAAIIVAKTGSVTAASTRFLISHQQAQVFVDAFKHLNETRDLGFYFQEKAFTCVRADINSIYSKCEGHGLILVKTTHYVVVATYNDSMYPSVCVEAVETLGKIHR